The proteins below are encoded in one region of Streptomyces roseirectus:
- a CDS encoding NCS1 family nucleobase:cation symporter-1, whose translation MSLTDRAEAPAFTPDPRLVNEDLAPAEKRNWKVFDLFAMWMSDVHNLGNYTFAAGLLVLGMNVWQVFTALLVGFVLIYVGMNWMGKIGQRHGVPFPVVSRISFGVWGANIPALIRAVIAIMWYGIQTYLASVAVNVMLLAAWPGLESWTRHSFLGLDALGWVSFVSLWLIQALIIRQGMEAVRKFQDFCGPAIWLVMIALAVWVLSKAGWTISLTTTPHPVSVGEQWRQWFGAIGLILATYGTLMLNFCDFSRFAPDYRTVRRGNFWGLPINSTAFVVVSVIVTAGSLEVYGQAITDPAELVAKVGNTWALVVGALTFAIATMGVNIVANFVSPAYDLANVWPQKITFKVGGMISTVAALLVTPWNLFSNPTVVNYFLGGLGAFLGPLFGVIMVDYYWVKRGKVDVDQLFDATPGSRYYYRHGVNPKALWAFLPSAAVAAVLALVKTFSDVAPYSWFIGTALAAGLYAAICRAERTAQEV comes from the coding sequence TTGTCCCTCACCGACCGCGCCGAAGCACCCGCGTTCACCCCCGATCCCCGGCTCGTCAACGAAGACCTCGCGCCTGCCGAGAAGCGCAACTGGAAGGTCTTCGACCTCTTCGCGATGTGGATGTCGGACGTCCACAACCTCGGCAACTACACGTTCGCGGCGGGCCTGCTGGTCCTCGGCATGAACGTCTGGCAGGTCTTCACCGCCCTCCTCGTCGGCTTCGTGCTCATCTACGTCGGCATGAACTGGATGGGGAAGATCGGCCAGCGCCACGGCGTGCCGTTCCCCGTCGTCAGCCGGATCAGCTTCGGCGTCTGGGGCGCCAACATCCCCGCGCTGATCAGGGCCGTCATCGCGATCATGTGGTACGGCATCCAGACCTACCTGGCCTCCGTCGCCGTCAACGTCATGCTCCTCGCGGCCTGGCCCGGCCTGGAGTCCTGGACCCGCCACTCCTTCCTCGGGCTCGACGCGCTCGGCTGGGTCTCCTTCGTCTCCCTCTGGCTGATCCAGGCGCTGATCATCCGCCAGGGCATGGAGGCGGTCCGCAAGTTCCAGGACTTCTGCGGCCCGGCGATCTGGCTCGTGATGATCGCGCTGGCCGTGTGGGTCCTCTCCAAGGCCGGCTGGACGATCTCCCTCACCACCACCCCGCACCCCGTCTCCGTCGGCGAGCAGTGGCGGCAGTGGTTCGGCGCGATCGGCCTGATCCTCGCCACGTACGGCACGCTGATGCTGAACTTCTGCGACTTCTCCCGCTTCGCGCCGGACTACAGGACCGTCCGCCGCGGCAACTTCTGGGGCCTGCCGATCAACTCGACCGCCTTCGTCGTCGTCTCCGTGATCGTGACGGCCGGCTCGCTGGAGGTCTACGGCCAGGCCATCACCGACCCCGCCGAACTGGTCGCCAAGGTCGGCAACACCTGGGCGCTGGTCGTGGGCGCGCTCACCTTCGCCATCGCGACCATGGGCGTCAACATCGTCGCCAACTTCGTCTCCCCGGCGTACGACCTCGCCAACGTGTGGCCGCAGAAGATCACCTTCAAGGTCGGCGGCATGATCAGCACCGTCGCGGCGCTGCTCGTCACGCCCTGGAACCTCTTCTCCAACCCGACCGTCGTCAACTACTTCCTCGGCGGCCTCGGCGCCTTCCTCGGCCCGCTGTTCGGCGTGATCATGGTCGACTACTACTGGGTCAAGCGCGGCAAGGTCGACGTCGACCAGCTCTTCGACGCGACGCCCGGCTCCCGCTACTACTACCGCCACGGCGTCAACCCCAAGGCCCTGTGGGCGTTCCTGCCCTCCGCCGCCGTCGCCGCCGTCCTCGCGCTGGTCAAGACGTTCAGCGACGTCGCCCCGTACTCCTGGTTCATCGGGACGGCGCTGGCGGCCGGCCTGTACGCCGCGATCTGCCGCGCCGAGCGCACGGCCCAGGAGGTCTGA
- a CDS encoding GntR family transcriptional regulator, whose protein sequence is MGSTTKTTPRDSAGGEPLGAVRERVLATLRQDIIAGRLAPGDRLVERELAERFGVSRVPVREAVRALVAEGFVHFASARRAVVRRLTPDDVRELFELREALEVYAAGLAASRATPEALAELRALLDEAATATKEADAEAITDVNTRFHDRILALAGNSLLSSVMEPVDGRLRWLTRQNEDWTQLLAEHQDLYDAIASGAPAEARAHALTHVRTNYRSTARRLFGTDVNTGA, encoded by the coding sequence ATGGGCTCCACGACGAAGACCACGCCGAGGGACAGCGCGGGCGGCGAACCCCTCGGCGCGGTCCGTGAACGCGTCCTGGCGACGCTGCGGCAGGACATCATCGCGGGCCGGCTGGCCCCCGGCGACCGGCTGGTCGAACGGGAACTGGCCGAGCGGTTCGGCGTCTCCCGCGTCCCGGTCCGCGAGGCGGTGCGCGCGCTGGTCGCCGAGGGCTTCGTCCACTTCGCGTCCGCGCGCCGCGCCGTCGTCCGCCGGCTCACCCCCGACGACGTGCGGGAACTCTTCGAGCTGCGCGAGGCGTTGGAGGTGTACGCGGCCGGACTCGCCGCGTCCCGTGCGACGCCGGAGGCGCTGGCCGAGCTGCGCGCCCTGCTCGACGAGGCGGCCACGGCGACGAAGGAGGCCGACGCGGAAGCCATCACCGACGTCAACACCCGCTTCCACGACCGCATCCTCGCGCTGGCCGGCAACAGCCTCCTCAGCTCCGTGATGGAACCCGTCGACGGCCGCCTGCGCTGGCTCACCCGCCAGAACGAGGACTGGACCCAGCTCCTCGCCGAACACCAGGACCTCTACGACGCGATCGCCTCCGGCGCCCCCGCCGAGGCCCGCGCCCACGCCCTCACCCACGTCCGCACGAACTACCGCTCCACGGCCCGCAGACTCTTCGGCACGGATGTGAACACGGGGGCGTAG